A DNA window from Heliomicrobium undosum contains the following coding sequences:
- a CDS encoding minor capsid protein has protein sequence MSITELIAVLKQTAPFTYFANTFPPLAGDCAAVQLTGGGEASLKANISRPALQILIRASDPAVAEKKATDLHQALHGKRNFDVGTTHVIFCAAAQSGPLFLGLDENNRSVYSLNFTLITEEA, from the coding sequence GTGAGTATCACCGAACTCATCGCGGTCCTCAAGCAAACCGCCCCCTTCACGTACTTCGCCAATACGTTCCCACCGCTGGCTGGTGATTGTGCGGCTGTCCAGCTGACAGGCGGGGGAGAAGCAAGTCTGAAAGCAAACATCAGCCGCCCCGCCTTACAGATATTGATCCGGGCCAGCGATCCGGCTGTGGCAGAGAAAAAAGCCACTGACCTTCATCAGGCCCTTCACGGCAAACGCAACTTCGACGTGGGAACAACCCACGTCATTTTTTGTGCAGCCGCACAGTCTGGACCTCTGTTTCTGGGCCTCGATGAAAACAATCGTTCTGTCTACTCGCTGAATTTCACCTTGATCACTGAGGAGGCTTGA
- a CDS encoding peptidoglycan recognition protein family protein — translation MANIIQDLVPVGAKNRPGNALTPKFITVHNTGNSTKGANAAGHAAFIKSPGAGSTSWHFTVDDLQIIQHIPTNENAWHAGDGLNGPGNRTSIGVEICENSDGNLAQAETNAIDLIIDLMKEHAIPLSNVVPHKHWTGKLCPHLILPRWDAFIASIAKRQQERIQAEKLAVVPDWARESVKKLMDKDVLTEPAGDATFYRLVVILDRLKLIAS, via the coding sequence ATGGCAAACATCATTCAGGACCTGGTCCCGGTGGGCGCGAAAAACCGGCCCGGCAACGCACTGACGCCCAAGTTCATCACCGTCCACAACACCGGCAACAGCACCAAGGGGGCCAACGCTGCCGGTCACGCAGCCTTCATCAAATCGCCCGGAGCCGGTTCGACCAGTTGGCATTTTACCGTCGACGATCTGCAGATCATTCAACACATCCCCACCAACGAGAACGCCTGGCACGCTGGCGACGGGTTGAACGGCCCCGGCAACCGGACCAGCATCGGCGTGGAGATTTGCGAGAACAGCGACGGCAATTTGGCGCAGGCGGAGACCAATGCAATCGACCTGATTATTGATTTGATGAAAGAACACGCCATCCCGCTCAGTAACGTGGTTCCCCACAAGCATTGGACCGGCAAGCTCTGTCCGCACCTCATCCTGCCCCGGTGGGACGCCTTTATCGCCTCCATTGCTAAGCGGCAACAGGAACGTATCCAGGCAGAGAAGCTGGCGGTTGTACCGGACTGGGCGCGGGAGAGCGTAAAAAAGCTGATGGATAAAGATGTCCTGACGGAGCCCGCCGGAGACGCTACGTTCTATCGTTTGGTTGTCATTCTGGACCGACTGAAATTGATCGCATCGTAA
- a CDS encoding gene transfer agent family protein, protein MANKQRGFVDIDLDKPRRLRYTLNALAEIEDKLGLTVTELGEANLGLKAIRTFLWAGLIHEAPELTEKAVGDWVDFENMAYVQTKIAEAFETATRKND, encoded by the coding sequence ATGGCAAACAAACAGCGTGGATTCGTGGATATTGACCTGGACAAGCCTCGGCGGCTCCGCTACACCCTCAACGCCCTGGCCGAAATTGAAGATAAGCTGGGGCTGACGGTAACAGAACTGGGCGAGGCAAACCTTGGCCTCAAGGCGATCCGCACGTTCCTGTGGGCCGGGCTCATCCATGAAGCCCCGGAACTGACGGAGAAAGCCGTGGGCGATTGGGTGGATTTTGAGAACATGGCCTACGTCCAGACCAAGATTGCGGAAGCCTTTGAAACGGCGACCCGAAAAAACGATTAA
- a CDS encoding major capsid protein, with protein sequence MALTMTEAAKLSTDILQKGVIQTFARSSPILELLPFMEISGNSYKYNQEQTLPGIAFRSVNEGYVESAGVVNQLSEGLYILGGDVDIDKFLVQTRGNVNDIRSIHTDLKAKALALEFTRAFFKGDAALPGQFDGLQKRLTGSQIIDNNDGFFDSDKLDELIDAVEGEPDILLCSKAMRREIKKSLKTSTHYIESGEDSFGRQVSTYAGIPIRIIETDGAGQEILGFNELNKAGTESNTGSIYAIKFGTEQYVSGLRNGGVSVRDLGEIDSKPVFRTRIEFYCGMAVFHPRAAARLRYIKKS encoded by the coding sequence TTGGCATTAACGATGACGGAAGCCGCGAAGCTATCGACTGATATTCTGCAGAAAGGCGTCATCCAAACCTTTGCCCGTTCGTCTCCCATCCTGGAACTCTTGCCGTTCATGGAGATTTCGGGCAACTCGTACAAGTACAATCAGGAGCAAACTTTGCCCGGCATCGCGTTCCGTTCCGTCAATGAAGGTTACGTCGAATCCGCAGGCGTCGTCAATCAACTCTCCGAGGGACTGTATATCCTCGGCGGGGACGTTGACATTGACAAGTTCCTCGTCCAGACCCGTGGGAATGTCAACGACATCCGGTCCATCCACACGGACCTGAAAGCCAAGGCCCTCGCTTTGGAGTTTACCCGAGCTTTTTTCAAGGGCGACGCTGCTTTGCCGGGGCAGTTCGACGGGCTGCAAAAACGGCTCACTGGTTCTCAAATTATTGATAATAACGATGGATTCTTCGATTCGGACAAGCTGGACGAACTGATTGACGCGGTAGAAGGTGAACCGGACATCCTTCTTTGCTCCAAAGCGATGCGTCGTGAAATCAAGAAGTCGTTGAAGACCTCCACCCACTATATCGAGAGTGGCGAGGATTCCTTTGGTCGACAAGTCAGCACCTACGCTGGGATCCCCATCCGCATCATCGAAACCGACGGAGCCGGACAAGAAATCCTTGGTTTTAACGAACTGAACAAGGCCGGTACGGAGTCCAACACAGGCTCCATCTACGCTATTAAATTCGGGACCGAGCAGTATGTCTCGGGCCTGCGTAACGGCGGCGTATCTGTTCGAGACCTTGGCGAGATCGACAGCAAGCCCGTATTCCGCACCCGGATTGAGTTCTACTGCGGGATGGCGGTGTTCCATCCTCGGGCAGCCGCACGGCTGCGGTACATCAAAAAATCCTAA
- a CDS encoding phage tail tube protein: MAKIAGVDVLLYVQTGSDSVTSQPVYTVVGGQSGATLNRSANLIETTSKDAYGWAENVAGVLSWSIDCDGFMLESDTALDHLDEVFNSRSTLKAEIRLPSGKRYTGTCIITDFPYEFPQDDAATYKLTLTGTGALAVSTGS; the protein is encoded by the coding sequence TTGGCAAAAATCGCAGGCGTAGACGTGCTGCTGTACGTCCAAACGGGTTCGGATTCCGTCACCAGCCAGCCCGTATACACGGTGGTTGGCGGCCAGAGTGGAGCCACCCTGAACCGTTCGGCCAACCTGATCGAAACCACTTCCAAGGACGCCTACGGCTGGGCTGAGAATGTGGCCGGGGTGCTCTCCTGGAGCATCGATTGCGACGGATTCATGTTGGAGAGCGACACCGCCTTGGACCACCTGGACGAAGTGTTTAACAGCCGATCCACATTGAAAGCGGAAATCCGGCTGCCTTCCGGCAAGCGATACACCGGAACCTGCATCATCACTGACTTTCCCTACGAGTTCCCCCAGGATGACGCGGCGACCTACAAACTGACTTTGACCGGCACCGGGGCGTTGGCGGTATCGACAGGAAGCTAA
- a CDS encoding tape measure protein — protein MASLSSVLVSFTADISGLQSKIQTAMGQVKYAGGQMQQTGSTMGGAFSSLKSVALPAIGAITTALGGLSIGKGLSFNADMEQAAISFETLLGSAEKARDMIGQLQRFGAETPFEFPGLQKSAKLMLAMGFSAESVMPNLRSIGDAVSAIGGGEEVLNGITMALGQMATKGKVSAEEMNQLAERGIPAWDLMADKLGMSKQQLMALSAQGKVMADEAVPALIEAMGTKFSGAMQKQSQTFTGMLSTLKDNTNMLIGQVLQPVSERLKAFMPLAIAFVDKLSSGFKADGLKGAIEGAFSPGVATVLNGIITGVSTLFSILQDNWGIISPILLGIASGFTAFAAINGILSAAISVMAAYGAAAAALATPVGIAAAVIGTLAIAGIYLYTHWDEITKKLATCWSTIEQTAVSIWTGIGVFFQVIWDGLLETAAAVWDAYSAYLSSVWSAIGTAASAAFTSIQSIAAGAWNGIAAIFQGAGNTVVAIVANAWTAISALFSAHTQTLAAIAQAIWNGLKIVFAAGFLILIDLVAGNWDRIVETFEAAKARLGDIVATLWESLKRIWTSAFDTIRRATTDSMNSVKDEIARAMNAVSQKIGSAWEFIGRVWNNTLTAVDGSTRTILASVLETVIAAALSLKSTWDEATKTFRRLTEEMWRLVLACFAEAPGKLMAAMTVIKTVLRQKWEEIKQEAFTMGMNVVRGFVDGMMNLGGWLRNAAAGLFQGAIDSAKSALKIHSPSRVMREIGEFTALGFIAGMDRQGDAVGDAGRTMANRATHEVASTAYAPRPFSTPELSPAGGGNTFHITIQGSNASEIWEQLERQLARRGVKW, from the coding sequence TTGGCCTCACTCTCCAGCGTTCTTGTCAGCTTCACCGCCGATATCTCCGGCCTGCAATCGAAAATCCAGACGGCTATGGGACAGGTGAAATACGCCGGTGGACAGATGCAACAGACGGGCTCCACAATGGGTGGGGCCTTTTCTAGTTTAAAGAGCGTCGCCCTGCCTGCCATCGGCGCAATCACCACGGCCCTCGGCGGCCTGAGCATCGGCAAAGGATTGTCGTTTAACGCCGACATGGAGCAGGCGGCCATCTCTTTTGAAACCCTGCTTGGATCCGCTGAAAAGGCGCGGGACATGATCGGCCAACTGCAGCGATTCGGAGCCGAGACGCCCTTCGAGTTCCCCGGCCTGCAAAAGTCGGCCAAGTTGATGCTGGCGATGGGTTTTAGCGCCGAGAGCGTCATGCCCAACCTCCGGTCCATCGGCGATGCTGTATCCGCGATCGGCGGGGGAGAGGAAGTCCTCAATGGCATCACCATGGCTCTCGGCCAGATGGCCACCAAGGGCAAGGTGTCGGCGGAGGAAATGAACCAGTTGGCCGAACGGGGCATCCCTGCCTGGGACCTGATGGCCGACAAACTGGGCATGAGCAAGCAACAACTCATGGCGCTATCTGCCCAGGGGAAGGTCATGGCTGACGAGGCCGTCCCGGCGCTGATTGAAGCAATGGGCACCAAGTTCTCCGGGGCCATGCAGAAGCAGAGCCAGACCTTTACCGGGATGCTTAGTACCTTGAAAGACAACACGAACATGCTGATCGGCCAGGTGTTGCAGCCGGTATCGGAGCGGTTAAAAGCTTTCATGCCGCTGGCCATCGCTTTTGTGGACAAGCTATCGTCCGGGTTTAAGGCCGACGGATTAAAGGGGGCCATAGAAGGCGCCTTCTCGCCAGGAGTAGCAACGGTATTAAACGGCATCATCACTGGCGTATCAACGCTGTTCTCAATTCTGCAAGACAACTGGGGTATCATCAGCCCCATCCTGCTCGGCATTGCCTCTGGATTTACAGCGTTTGCAGCCATCAATGGGATCCTTTCCGCAGCCATCAGCGTCATGGCAGCCTACGGCGCAGCGGCGGCAGCGTTGGCCACGCCGGTCGGGATTGCCGCAGCCGTAATCGGGACGCTGGCAATCGCCGGGATTTATTTGTACACCCACTGGGACGAAATCACGAAAAAACTGGCTACTTGCTGGTCAACTATCGAGCAAACTGCAGTCTCGATTTGGACCGGTATCGGCGTTTTCTTCCAGGTTATCTGGGACGGGCTCCTTGAAACGGCTGCAGCAGTTTGGGATGCCTACTCCGCTTATCTGAGTAGCGTATGGTCCGCAATCGGCACGGCGGCCAGTGCGGCGTTTACGTCGATTCAAAGTATAGCTGCGGGAGCCTGGAACGGCATTGCCGCTATCTTTCAAGGAGCCGGCAACACGGTCGTGGCGATCGTGGCGAACGCATGGACGGCAATTTCAGCCCTGTTTTCGGCCCATACCCAAACCTTAGCGGCAATTGCCCAGGCCATTTGGAACGGTCTGAAAATCGTCTTTGCCGCAGGCTTCCTGATTTTGATCGACCTCGTCGCTGGCAACTGGGATCGCATCGTCGAAACCTTCGAGGCGGCGAAAGCCCGGCTGGGTGATATCGTCGCCACGCTTTGGGAAAGCCTCAAACGAATCTGGACCAGCGCCTTTGATACGATCCGTCGAGCCACCACCGACAGCATGAATTCGGTAAAAGATGAGATCGCCCGAGCGATGAATGCGGTAAGCCAGAAGATCGGTTCGGCCTGGGAGTTTATTGGCCGGGTTTGGAATAATACCTTAACCGCCGTGGACGGGAGCACCCGGACCATTCTCGCCTCTGTTCTGGAGACTGTAATCGCCGCCGCCCTGTCGCTCAAATCCACTTGGGATGAAGCCACAAAAACCTTCCGGCGGCTAACCGAAGAGATGTGGCGATTGGTGCTGGCCTGCTTTGCCGAGGCTCCGGGGAAGCTGATGGCGGCCATGACGGTCATCAAGACGGTCCTCCGGCAGAAATGGGAGGAAATCAAGCAAGAAGCGTTTACCATGGGCATGAACGTGGTCCGCGGTTTTGTGGACGGCATGATGAACCTCGGCGGCTGGCTCCGTAACGCCGCAGCCGGCCTGTTTCAGGGAGCTATCGATTCGGCCAAAAGCGCCCTGAAAATCCACTCACCCTCCCGGGTTATGCGCGAAATCGGGGAATTCACGGCCCTCGGCTTCATCGCGGGTATGGATCGCCAGGGGGACGCGGTGGGCGACGCCGGTCGGACGATGGCGAACAGGGCCACTCATGAAGTCGCTTCAACGGCCTACGCCCCGCGACCCTTCTCTACGCCGGAACTCTCACCGGCAGGCGGCGGCAACACCTTTCACATTACGATCCAAGGCAGCAACGCCTCGGAGATTTGGGAGCAGCTAGAACGGCAACTGGCCCGGCGAGGGGTGAAGTGGTAA
- a CDS encoding BhlA/UviB family holin-like peptide: MDKLISVALEQGLWAALFVSLYLYQLNDSRRLQSEAKVREDKLTDFLKDVSRQFEVLAKQYEKLSCDVQEIKIDIRERGKA, encoded by the coding sequence ATGGATAAGCTGATTTCCGTCGCATTGGAACAGGGTCTATGGGCTGCCTTGTTCGTGTCTTTGTACCTGTACCAACTGAACGACAGCCGCCGACTGCAATCCGAGGCCAAGGTCCGGGAGGACAAGCTGACCGATTTTCTCAAGGACGTTTCCCGGCAGTTTGAGGTCCTGGCAAAGCAGTACGAGAAGCTATCCTGCGACGTGCAAGAGATCAAAATCGATATTCGAGAAAGGGGAAAAGCGTAA